The genomic segment ACACCTTAACGACGTCCTTCTGGGAAACCAAAAgatttgttctgtgttttttttttttctttaaatcctCAATCGGAGGTCCTTGTAAATGTAAGACACATTTTGACGACTAAAACGCAAGTCTAATAGAGACTACAATCCTCCCAATAGAGGAAAGTGGAGTTTTAGACCCCTTTATTGTGTAGTAGCCGGCGCAGTATTTGCCAATTAGTCTTGGCTATTGGTAAGCCTTGTCCAGAAATAACcgccttttttcccccccgaggctccaccttaacaagtcatttagtctattatcgAGTACTAAAATCTatctttcttaaaacaagtgaaaaaatctgccagtggtgagctaatttcacttgtctccaatgcagtttcacttgtttcaggagttttctagaaatgtgtcagtatcttgaaacaagtcagaataaggcagatcactgcactactatcaagaaaacacttgattctacaaaatactttaaacaagttgatttgcgttggaaacaagtgaaattatcaaaccccagtggcagattttttcacttattttaagaaaattcgGATTTTCGGACACAATATTAgcctgaatgacttgttaagatggagttGTTTTTCCAGTGTGAGACACTTCAGAAGACCCAAAAACAACCGGACAGGTACAAGTGTGAGCACAAATGTGCACCGGTAGGCTGGGCACGTAGGGAAGTGGAGGTTCAGCCATTTTGTTTAGACCTACCCAGCTGCTTTAGATCTGCATCACTGTCCCAGACGTAGATGGGGGGTCAAGGGTCGGCTTCGGACGAGGCTGTTGACTCTAAACAGGCGAGGCTCAGCACTAGGAGCAGCTTAGGGGCCAATTACATTTCAAGTGTCCATCGAATAAAGCatcagaaagaaatgaaaataaaatggctacataacttttttttttgtcccctcccctcccaaaaaaataacaataatccATAACATATACAATTCTTAAAATAAGGAATGAGGAATAAGCAATCATAAAGAGGAGTAAAATAAGACAGAACCAAAATAAGttaagctttttcttttttttttcattctttgtgTTCGTTGAGGGATTGAGAAATAAATACTTAAAACAGTCAATTCAgggtggtgttttttctttttctttcacacacGAAAGGAGTCATGAGAGTTGAAAATGACagtgggaaagaaaaaaaaaagaaacaagaagtGCAAATTTCGGGGCGACCTCAGTAATGCCAGGGGAGTTGGGATGGCAAGTCATTGACATCAtacacccttttttttttttttttttttttcccccctcacacACTTAAAACTTCTGCTCCACAGATTACCAGACCACTAGTGGAATGCcatacagctttttttttttttcccattcatgaaaattaaaaacaagagaaaagaaaaaaaaaattctaataaATAAAACGAGTGCCACGCAAACTCAGCATTCAGGAACAGAAGTCCTGCAGGGTCGCTTTCCCGCAACTGGAGAGGAAGttgttctgtctcatttttgtCATCTTGAAGTgtaactttttctttcttcttagGGCAGCTACAGAATTAGTAACTTTTGAACGTTTCAACCAGCAAAATGAACAAAGTAATACTGTCCATGCCACATTCACTGCCACTCTGAAGAAGATAAAATCTTtccaaaaatataatttaaaatgcacaataaacacaGGTCAAACAGCAACAGAGGCAATAGTTCTATCCATGAgctctaccttttttttttttttttaaactccttttttttatctttaatttATTAAGCTATTTGTATATatgtacaaaaaaaaccaaGCAAGTTGAATTTGCTTTTCTGGacggtctcacacacacatgggcatgTGTctttagagagagaagagaaaaaaaatgggagTAGTTCAAACTGACGAGACAAAAACGACTACAAGAGTTATTGCTTGTTACTGCTGGAAAGAGGATGGACATCTATTCcaaagtttgttgttgtttggacttgacttttttgtttgtttgttttcttactTCTTGGTTTGTGCCGGTTTTTATGAACAGCTCTAAAGTAGGCAAGTGCAGGATAGCTTGTTGAGTAGCTGCTTGTcgagggaaaaaataaaaaataaaacaaaaaacacacacaagttacaATTTCCACTCTTTGAAAATGCACCGAGCACCCACATTCGACAggaatgtatatatatttttttcctccgttttttgttggtgttttcctCCCAGGCTTGGATGGAAACAATCGCAGCAGACACGCTCGCTTGCTTTCGAAGCTTGGTTGTGGATCTGATCTGCTTCCCCCGTTGGTTTGTTTCAGAATAGCACCAATTCGAGTGTCCAAGCTGCTGCGGTGTCAAGCAGAGGTAATGAAAGACATaagacaaggattcaatttagaaaaaagaaaaaggacgTTTAACAGGGCCAAGCTATGTTGATATGGCAAGTTAACCCACAGTGTTCGTCAATGTCCAAATTTAGATGTGCTCCTGTTTATCCAGGTCCGACAGCAGAACGTTAAGGTTGAATACACAGGATCAGCTCAAGACCcttccacatacacacagaacaaaGAGAACCAAACAGAAACTGAATTATTTCCATATTATATGAATTTAAGTGCATTTTGGATCAAATCAGGGGTTGTACGTCTAAAAAACAACTCAGACGATTGAGGGTTCAAGGAGACATCGTcctcaaaaaagaaagaagtaaaATCAATTGTTCCCTTCGATTACGTGGGtttaaaaaatcaagatgaTGCTGATCATAGATTTTTCATATCAACCGAGCGTCTGATCTCCCTTTAAAAGAAGCTTAAACCTAAAACCAATTGGCTCTCGTATCGCGATCATCAGCTACTGATTGAAGAGCTGGCTCTGTGTTTGGGTCGAGCGCTGGATCCCTGGCGTCGGTGTTGGTCTGTTCTGCTCAGAGGTGAAAGAGGGACTCCCAGTAGGACTCCTCCGACTGTGGGTTCAGCAGCatggagaggggtggaggggtgaaaGGGGGGGGTGGAGCAACTAAAGGCTAGGGGGCAGGACGGGAAGTTGCTGAGAGGCAGGAGCGTCAGGGGCGACGAGAACGCCATTAGCTGGGGGGCGTGGTCGTCGTCGGAGGCGTCGGATGCATGTACGTAGgcatgaatggatggatgggtgaagAGACGGGCGGGCAGGCAGGtttggcggaggaggaggaggaggagtaggggaggaggaggggtgtgcGGGGGTCTAGGAGGAGAAGGCAAGTTTGACGCTGCAGGAGGAGTAGCCCTCGTCGCTGGCCAGGCTCTGCAGGCTGCTGTGGTCGTCCAGGTCGCTGGTGCTGGCCGTGCTCACACTGTCCAGCTCTCCATGGGAGAACTCCGTGCTTTCCACGTCCACCTCGATCTCCTCTGCAGCCGAGAGACGAgcggagagacggggagagagagagagagaggggggggagagagacgaaAGAGAGATTAAACAACTATCCCTCACAAGAATCTCTTAACCTTTAATAATGACTGCTAACAAGAACAGATTCAGTTCAGTCCCACGGAGCATTTGCGGTGATGACATGTAGATCTAATAATCAGTTAATTtcaatgtgatctcagctctctctaGTTCATCAGCTGCCTTTTCTAAAAGAGAACACAGTGCACAGAGAATACATGTTAGGCTACTGGGCTTCGTAATCTTAGCAGCTAAACCTTAAGCAAACATAGCACATCATAAAACATACAGAGAAGCATCACTTATACAACGATGTGCTTTACTGTACAGTGTTAAAGTATATGTTGTCTTGCGGCCATAAAATGATTTAGCTATATATATCTATCGCTATGTACATCACTGTATtgcagcagtccatgcaaactaaaagatgaagaacccagaagtaAGTTCTCCCATTGTGTGACATCGTCAAAACTCTTTTGCATGCAAAGAGGAAAATTGTAGCTAAGGTGTTGAGATTTGTACAACTTTTATGTTCCAATTTGGCTCTTGAAGACCACGGCACTgtggtaaaaaacaataaaggctTTAATATATCGCTGTTGTTAGGTGAAAACCTCCTTTCTCCAGGGAAGGTTTGTTGAACATGCTTCTCACTTTCAGCAACACCGTGCTTAACATCTGGGTCctgaccagtataaccagttctaccgagcagctctactggagcagctgggggttaagtgccttacAGTCCCTAAGCTAAAACCCCGGTTAAAGCCTGCAGCCCGACTCACCTTGGTCAGAGTCGGAGCGGTCGGAGCAGAGGGTGGAGCCCACACTGTCCATGCGTATCCTCTCTCCGTCCCCCGGGCTCGGGGCCCCGGCACCGCTGCCTCCGCTCAGCAGGTCCAGCTGGCGCTGGAGGTGCCTCTGCTCGCGCTCCAGGGACTCCAGCTGGTACTGGCTCTTCCTGTCCGCCTCTTCAAGTTTCTGGccagggaaaaaagaaaaagagagagagagagaaatagagagagagagagagcagggaaaagGTTAATCACCTCAACATTCTTAGACCAGGGAAAGACTGAAATGGAGGCAGACTAAATGAAATagtgtggaggaagaggagagaaaggtggagatgaagaagaggatgggaaaaagaaataggtgaatgaaaaaatacatgGTGAGGgaatagagatagatagatgggaagagaagagaagcgaCAGGGAGAGTGGGACAGTTACCTCTACTGAGGAAGAGATCAGAGGGAGACTGGGACGAAggacaagaaaaagacagaatgtAGAAAAGataagagtgagagaaggaggagagttGGAAGAAGAGGTGAATTACTTAAGAAATAGTGGTGAGATACGgtggagatagatagatagatagatagatagatagatagatagatgttggtggtgatgatttattagTCCATAAGGAAATTATTTTTGCATCACGAGGCTGTCAgatgagaaacacaaaacaagcgCTATCGGTTCCACAGCGTCAGCGTCGGTCGGCACTCAGCCACTAAACTTATCTTGTCCTTTGGATCTTCTACCTGCCAACAACAAAACACCCAGGTGACTCCCTCACTTGCCTTGTTTACACCGTGTCGCCCTCTTCACCAGATGCCTTTGTTTACGGCTGGTGCCATTACAATATGAGCGAAGGCCATGGCAGCGATTGATACGGCCGTGTTGTGCGCTAACCTTGTCGCCTCACGTCACGGTCGCCAACAGCGACGAGCGTGACCCCCGGCGACGGACCAAAACAATGAGCCGTCAATAAGCGATGGAGAGACTCAAGTTGACAGCAGCAGAAGCGtagagtgggggggtgggggtggatgtGGGGGGGGCGGATCCGCAACAACAATGTCGGCTTTatgcttctcctctctgttacGTGAATGCACGCTACGCTTGGCTTTCCACATGCAGACTGCTCAATCTCAGACAGTCACATGCTTGTTTTTAAAGTGGATGGTAAAGCGTGAGATAAGATGTCTGAACAGGTTATACGCTCCGACAATACTGGACTATCAGgctgggaaattaacaccagcgaCCTGCCGAATACTGGTCAAATCTGGCTGATAGGTTTGTGTCCACAAAGCACTTTTTGAAGTCTGCGGAAAATGTATTATGTTTACACACCCAACAATGCGTCTTTGTTGAAACATTCGTCTTTTAATAtgttgaagaaaaataatattggAGTATATTTGACTTTCTTCCTACCAACTTGAACGACTGTAGCAATATGATATTTCCTTTACTTGTCATTTAAGCAATGTCCTGTCTTTCGGTTTGCCTCCTTGTTGAGTTTTGCTATAGTTCAGTTGTGTCTTTGCCATcttgatattttcattttttggtggTGAAATTTATCTTTGAAGCCACTCCGGATCTCACTATCTCACTTGCAcaaattgtgattttttttcctcttctttctcttctataTATGCCCAaataactaaactgaactaagcATCAGCTGTGGATGGATTAGTTACCTTTATGTGTGCTTTGGCTTTGTTGAGCAGGCCCAGGGTGGTGTGGCGGTTGCAGTCGGGTCCCAGCGGTATGAGGGTCTTCAACCGCTCCAGACACAGCCGCAGGTGAGCTCGTCTGCACGGgacagaggaaaaaggaaagagaggaagagaaagattaGACAAAATGAAACTTTCTTTGTGGACATAAATTAGAAAATGATTATTCCATCCTAagggttaagtgtct from the Centroberyx gerrardi isolate f3 chromosome 3, fCenGer3.hap1.cur.20231027, whole genome shotgun sequence genome contains:
- the mxi1 gene encoding max-interacting protein 1 isoform X2, with the translated sequence MTAVQLINIQRLLEAAEYLERRERECEHGYASTFPSNQNTNYQRQRKFRNKKFNNNHNRSTHNELEKNRRAHLRLCLERLKTLIPLGPDCNRHTTLGLLNKAKAHIKKLEEADRKSQYQLESLEREQRHLQRQLDLLSGGSGAGAPSPGDGERIRMDSVGSTLCSDRSDSDQEEIEVDVESTEFSHGELDSVSTASTSDLDDHSSLQSLASDEGYSSCSVKLAFSS
- the mxi1 gene encoding max-interacting protein 1 isoform X1, with amino-acid sequence MAKSERQRRSLKSEEVFFDSEASLLDQQDFEMSSCPFNDVFNSADSPMEQINTFLKNVQVLLEAASFIESAERKDGKCEHGYASTFPSNQNTNYQRQRKFRNKKFNNNHNRSTHNELEKNRRAHLRLCLERLKTLIPLGPDCNRHTTLGLLNKAKAHIKKLEEADRKSQYQLESLEREQRHLQRQLDLLSGGSGAGAPSPGDGERIRMDSVGSTLCSDRSDSDQEEIEVDVESTEFSHGELDSVSTASTSDLDDHSSLQSLASDEGYSSCSVKLAFSS